In Synechococcus sp. PCC 6312, one genomic interval encodes:
- a CDS encoding DNA methyltransferase, translated as MNAVEIEEAVSNLAAAPFDPETFPFAFLEAFGNKPTTIQKLKKGDSNQSDQGGVLQRNNIHLKVCPAGEVTATLTALRNSPATARYKAKFILATDGLDFEAENLIEGETVACAYSEFADHFGFFLALAGITTVKQIRENAFDIKATGRLNRLYVELLKENPDWDAANRREEMNHFMARLIFCFFAEDTNIFHSEGLFTQTVAKMSAGDASNTHAVLSELFRAMSIPLEQREAAGIRNWANVFPYVNGGLFAGSVEVPRFSKIARSYLLHVGSLDWKKINPDIFGSMIQAVADEAERGALGMHYTSVPNILKVLNPLFLDDLRGQLEAAGDNARKLLNLRQRLAKIRVFDPACGSGNFLVIAYKEMRAIEAEINQRRHEADRHSEIPLTNFRGIEIRHFACEIARLALIIAEYQCDVLYRGPQLALAEFLPLKADNWITCGNALRLDWLSICPPTGTSVKVQREDLDLWGETQDQAAIEFENEGGETYICGNPPYLGSKWQSDKQKADLAEIFDGRLQGWRSLDYVAGWFMKAADFGTQTTTTAAFVATNSLIQGQQVPILWSLILDMGHKITFAHTSFKWSNLANHNAGVTVVIVGISRQYMKSRLLYSISDEERTIVKDVDNINPYLIAGSDVVVYPSSKNLSRLPDMVRGNSPTDGGHLILESHELQTINISQKAKNTFIKRFIGSRELISGSYRYCIWIEDTQLEVAKKEAAIVERIERVRKFREDSKKAATVKAANWSHRFDERKPIPLSPIICIPVISSENRPYLPIGVLPSGTVVSNKAFTMNGSDLWPFSIICSRLNLVWVATVCARMRTDFSYTNTLGWNTFPVPTLTEQNKADLTRCAENILLAREQYFPATIADMYDPDRMNSEFPLVGLAHDRNDEVLERIYIGRRFKNDTERLEKLFELYTKMTSQQAPAKKSTKRKT; from the coding sequence ATGAATGCCGTTGAAATTGAAGAAGCAGTCTCTAACTTAGCCGCCGCCCCTTTTGACCCTGAAACCTTTCCCTTTGCCTTTTTAGAAGCCTTTGGCAATAAGCCCACCACAATCCAAAAGCTGAAAAAAGGGGATAGCAATCAATCCGACCAGGGGGGCGTACTCCAGCGGAACAATATCCATCTCAAGGTTTGTCCGGCGGGTGAAGTCACGGCCACACTCACGGCTTTACGGAACAGTCCGGCCACGGCTCGCTACAAGGCCAAATTTATTCTGGCGACAGATGGCCTGGATTTTGAAGCGGAAAATTTGATCGAGGGGGAAACGGTTGCCTGTGCCTATTCTGAGTTTGCGGATCATTTTGGCTTTTTCTTGGCCTTGGCGGGAATCACGACCGTTAAGCAAATTCGGGAAAATGCGTTTGACATTAAGGCAACGGGGCGGCTGAATCGGCTGTATGTGGAGCTACTGAAGGAAAACCCGGATTGGGATGCGGCCAACCGCCGGGAAGAAATGAACCACTTCATGGCCCGGTTGATCTTCTGCTTTTTTGCTGAGGACACCAACATTTTTCATTCCGAGGGGCTGTTTACCCAGACTGTGGCCAAGATGAGTGCGGGGGATGCCTCGAATACCCATGCGGTGTTGTCGGAGTTGTTTCGGGCGATGAGTATTCCCTTGGAACAGCGGGAAGCAGCGGGGATTCGGAATTGGGCGAATGTTTTTCCCTATGTCAATGGTGGGTTGTTTGCAGGCAGTGTGGAGGTTCCCAGGTTTAGCAAGATTGCCCGGTCTTATTTGCTCCATGTGGGCAGTTTGGACTGGAAAAAAATCAACCCCGATATTTTTGGCTCCATGATCCAGGCCGTGGCGGATGAGGCGGAACGGGGGGCGTTGGGAATGCACTATACGAGTGTGCCGAATATTCTCAAGGTCTTGAATCCGTTATTTTTGGATGATTTGCGGGGGCAATTAGAGGCGGCGGGGGACAATGCCCGGAAGTTACTCAATTTACGGCAACGGCTGGCCAAGATTCGGGTGTTTGATCCGGCCTGTGGTTCGGGGAATTTTTTAGTGATTGCCTACAAGGAAATGCGGGCGATTGAGGCGGAAATTAACCAGCGGCGGCATGAGGCGGATCGGCATTCTGAGATTCCCTTAACCAACTTTCGGGGGATTGAAATTCGTCATTTTGCCTGTGAAATTGCCCGGTTAGCGTTGATTATTGCGGAATATCAATGTGATGTCTTGTACCGGGGGCCGCAGTTAGCCTTGGCGGAGTTTTTGCCCCTGAAGGCGGATAACTGGATTACTTGCGGGAATGCCTTGCGGTTGGATTGGCTCAGTATTTGTCCACCCACAGGAACATCGGTAAAAGTGCAGCGGGAGGATTTGGATTTGTGGGGGGAAACACAGGATCAGGCGGCGATTGAGTTTGAAAATGAGGGCGGGGAGACTTACATTTGTGGCAATCCGCCGTATTTGGGTAGTAAATGGCAATCTGATAAACAAAAGGCTGATCTGGCTGAAATCTTTGATGGAAGGCTTCAAGGTTGGAGATCTTTAGATTATGTTGCTGGTTGGTTTATGAAAGCAGCAGATTTTGGTACTCAAACAACCACTACAGCAGCATTTGTCGCAACAAACTCTCTGATTCAAGGACAGCAAGTACCTATTTTATGGTCTCTAATTTTAGATATGGGACATAAAATTACATTCGCACATACTTCTTTTAAATGGTCTAACTTAGCGAATCATAATGCTGGCGTGACAGTGGTTATTGTTGGTATTAGTAGGCAATATATGAAATCCAGGCTCTTATACTCTATTTCGGATGAAGAAAGAACCATTGTCAAGGATGTCGATAATATTAATCCATATCTAATAGCTGGATCTGATGTTGTTGTTTACCCATCATCAAAAAATCTATCAAGACTTCCAGATATGGTTCGTGGAAATTCACCGACTGATGGCGGTCATCTCATCCTCGAAAGTCATGAACTACAAACTATTAATATTAGCCAAAAAGCAAAAAATACATTTATTAAGAGATTTATCGGTTCAAGAGAATTAATTTCCGGAAGTTACCGATATTGCATTTGGATTGAAGATACTCAGCTTGAAGTTGCCAAAAAAGAAGCTGCGATAGTTGAACGGATAGAGAGAGTAAGAAAATTTAGAGAAGACAGTAAAAAGGCTGCAACTGTTAAGGCTGCTAACTGGTCTCATCGTTTTGATGAGCGTAAACCCATACCGCTGTCACCAATTATTTGTATTCCTGTGATTAGTTCGGAAAATAGGCCGTATCTTCCGATAGGAGTCTTACCATCTGGAACAGTTGTATCAAATAAAGCTTTCACAATGAATGGTAGTGATCTTTGGCCGTTCTCCATTATTTGCTCACGTCTTAATTTAGTGTGGGTAGCGACTGTTTGCGCAAGAATGCGAACAGATTTTTCTTACACCAATACCCTCGGCTGGAATACCTTTCCTGTCCCCACCCTCACCGAGCAAAACAAAGCCGATTTGACCCGTTGCGCTGAAAATATCTTGTTAGCCCGTGAGCAATATTTCCCCGCCACCATTGCCGATATGTATGACCCCGACCGGATGAATAGTGAATTTCCTTTAGTTGGCCTGGCCCATGACCGCAATGATGAAGTTCTAGAGCGAATTTATATTGGTCGCCGCTTCAAAAACGATACGGAGCGATTGGAAAAATTGTTTGAACTCTACACCAAAATGACCAGCCAACAGGCCCCTGCCAAAAAGTCAACTAAACGGAAAACTTAG
- a CDS encoding DUF4926 domain-containing protein has product MTLELYQDVALICDLPEYNLRAGDIATLIDFVPHPRNGEEGCILEIFNAVGESLAVITVPRSKVEVLRSDEILSVRSLVKSS; this is encoded by the coding sequence ATGACTCTAGAACTATACCAAGACGTTGCCTTAATCTGCGACTTGCCGGAATATAACCTCAGAGCCGGAGATATTGCAACACTGATTGATTTTGTCCCCCATCCCCGTAACGGTGAAGAAGGCTGTATTTTAGAAATATTTAATGCTGTGGGTGAGTCTCTTGCCGTCATTACTGTCCCAAGATCGAAAGTAGAGGTTTTACGTTCCGATGAGATTCTCTCTGTTCGCTCTTTAGTTAAATCCAGTTGA
- a CDS encoding DUF6883 domain-containing protein, whose protein sequence is MKIPDDAIISDDKIVHYLLVQKLRNDKSKFLAKAGFTTENPEALKLAIRSLIKIGEAIEDQNNEYGTFYQVAG, encoded by the coding sequence GTGAAAATTCCAGACGATGCAATTATTTCAGACGATAAAATAGTTCATTATCTCCTAGTTCAGAAACTTAGAAATGATAAGTCAAAGTTTTTAGCAAAGGCTGGATTCACAACAGAAAATCCAGAAGCATTGAAACTCGCTATTCGGTCACTTATAAAAATCGGTGAAGCTATAGAAGATCAAAATAACGAGTATGGAACCTTTTATCAAGTTGCAGGATAA